The Leptospira koniambonensis genome window below encodes:
- a CDS encoding restriction endonuclease subunit S has protein sequence MKRYEKYKDSGVEWIGEIPEGWEVQKGQSLFNIAKEVISKGQLDNFFVYHYSIPSVQNTNDAYYEDGKGIDSDKFTVFGDELLYSKLNPRKETVVITKKRNALQVCSTEFLVIKPLKFNLKFAFHLFKSHFLKEEICSTVQSATKSHQRANPGEIHRMYYPLPPLSEQTIIADYLDQKTSQIDNLIEGKKRLMELLQEERTAIINQAVTKGLDPNVKFKDSGIDWLGEIPEGWEVKKLRYLSKIYTGSKNTEDRVENGEYPFFVRSQTVEHINTYSFDGEAILTAGDGVGVGKVFHYHNGKFDFHQRVYAIVQISEIYGSLLFHYISNCLSKELYRWNAKSTVDSLRLPLFQNFPVAFSQSPSEQKKISDFIQKETARIRRVSEAINHEIELLQEYRNALISEVVTGKVKVV, from the coding sequence ATGAAACGTTACGAGAAATACAAGGATTCAGGAGTAGAATGGATAGGGGAGATTCCTGAAGGATGGGAAGTTCAAAAGGGTCAATCACTTTTTAATATTGCTAAAGAGGTTATAAGTAAAGGGCAGTTGGATAATTTCTTCGTTTACCATTACAGTATCCCTTCTGTTCAGAATACGAATGACGCTTATTATGAGGATGGTAAAGGCATTGATAGCGATAAGTTTACAGTATTTGGAGATGAGTTGCTCTATTCAAAACTAAACCCCCGAAAAGAGACTGTTGTAATAACAAAAAAAAGGAATGCGTTACAGGTTTGTTCGACAGAATTCTTAGTAATAAAGCCGCTAAAATTTAATTTGAAATTCGCATTCCACTTATTTAAATCTCATTTTTTGAAAGAAGAAATTTGTTCGACTGTTCAATCCGCAACAAAGAGTCATCAACGCGCGAACCCAGGTGAAATACATCGTATGTATTATCCGCTTCCCCCCCTTTCCGAACAAACCATCATTGCTGACTATCTAGACCAAAAAACATCTCAGATCGATAACTTGATTGAAGGCAAGAAACGCCTTATGGAGCTTCTGCAGGAAGAACGGACTGCAATCATCAATCAGGCTGTCACCAAGGGTTTGGATCCGAATGTAAAATTTAAGGATAGTGGGATCGACTGGCTGGGAGAGATTCCGGAAGGATGGGAAGTAAAGAAGTTACGATATTTAAGTAAAATTTATACTGGATCTAAGAATACAGAGGATCGAGTTGAAAATGGTGAATATCCCTTTTTTGTTAGATCACAAACAGTTGAACACATAAATACGTATAGTTTTGATGGGGAAGCAATTTTAACGGCTGGCGATGGTGTTGGAGTTGGAAAAGTATTTCATTACCACAATGGAAAATTTGATTTTCATCAGCGGGTTTATGCAATTGTTCAAATAAGTGAGATTTACGGGAGTCTCTTGTTTCACTACATTAGCAATTGCCTTAGTAAGGAGTTATACAGATGGAATGCTAAATCAACAGTTGATAGCTTACGTTTACCACTGTTTCAAAATTTTCCAGTTGCATTTTCTCAAAGCCCGTCTGAACAAAAAAAGATTTCTGACTTCATTCAAAAGGAAACTGCGCGCATTCGAAGAGTGTCGGAGGCAATCAATCACGAGATCGAACTGCTCCAAGAATATCGAAACGCTTTGATCAGTGAGGTTGTAACAGGGAAGGTAAAAGTGGTATGA
- a CDS encoding NmrA/HSCARG family protein, translating into MSQKDKIILVLGATGQQGGETAKYLLKNHWKVRAFTRSPSSENSLKLKELGAEIFQGDMEDSSSLDSAMQGVYGVFSVQPPEWEPTESTDTNEINIGISVADSAKKANVSHFVYSSVIGAERQSSFRTHKWEVEKHIQGLGIPFTILRPTGFMENLIHSRSGLPGGLLYETVSPDSRIHMISVEDIGTFAGLSFESLQKYSGRTIDLVGDSLTPLQIVDILSVFLDRRIEYMRIPLETVYSHNKILGQLTEWINREGYPKVDLDSLRKEHPGLLNFSQWLEKTGKVKIEEASIRS; encoded by the coding sequence ATGAGTCAAAAAGATAAAATCATATTGGTGCTAGGGGCTACCGGGCAACAAGGAGGGGAAACAGCAAAGTATCTTCTTAAAAATCATTGGAAGGTTAGAGCTTTTACCCGAAGTCCTTCTTCCGAAAACTCTTTGAAACTGAAGGAGCTTGGAGCAGAAATTTTCCAAGGTGATATGGAAGACTCTTCTTCATTAGATTCAGCAATGCAGGGTGTATATGGAGTATTCAGTGTCCAACCACCAGAATGGGAACCGACTGAATCTACAGATACAAATGAAATTAATATAGGAATATCGGTCGCCGATTCAGCCAAGAAAGCGAATGTTTCACATTTCGTTTATTCTTCTGTAATTGGAGCAGAAAGACAATCCAGCTTTCGGACCCATAAATGGGAAGTGGAGAAACACATACAAGGCTTAGGAATACCTTTCACGATCTTAAGACCAACTGGATTTATGGAAAACTTGATACACTCACGTTCAGGTTTACCAGGTGGACTTTTATACGAGACAGTTTCTCCCGATAGTCGAATCCATATGATTTCTGTAGAAGATATAGGAACATTTGCAGGTTTATCTTTCGAGAGTCTGCAAAAATATTCTGGAAGGACGATTGATCTTGTAGGAGATAGCCTAACTCCATTACAAATTGTAGATATACTTTCTGTGTTTTTAGACAGAAGGATTGAATATATGAGGATCCCTCTTGAAACGGTTTATTCTCATAATAAAATTCTGGGACAACTGACCGAATGGATCAATCGAGAAGGTTATCCGAAAGTGGATCTGGATTCTCTTAGGAAGGAACATCCTGGTCTTCTCAACTTCTCCCAGTGGCTGGAAAAAACGGGAAAGGTAAAAATAGAAGAGGCTTCTATTAGATCTTAG
- a CDS encoding MATE family efflux transporter, whose amino-acid sequence MEAIQKDTKLESGKTSLWKELKKALAGSEADYTQISLGKAVFLLSVPMVLELVMESAFAVVDIYFVGALGPSAVAAVGLTETYLFLLYSLAIGMSTAVTAIIARRIGEGDKEQAGIAAVQSVFLSILVSLPFAVFGVWFAKDLLILMGGDPWVVEHGSRYTQWIFGGNIVIVLLFGLNAVFRGAGDAAIAMRVLWISNGLNMILDPIFIFGFGPVPAMGIEGAAIATNIGRGVGVLFQVYLLLKGGNHIRVLRSQISIHWEIISDIVRTSIGGIGQTIIGMTSWIFLVRIISEFGSEAVAGATIALRIMMFTLMPSWGMSNAVATLVGQNLGAGRPDRAEKSVWIVGIWNMVFLIGVSICYFIFRESLVSIFTDDPKVISIGSEWLGIVSYSYFVYAWWMVSVQAFNGAGDTMTPTLINLVFFWMFQIPFAYVLAKVLSFGYSGVFWASMITETSVGLFTLWLFRKGGWKTSKV is encoded by the coding sequence ATGGAAGCTATACAAAAAGACACTAAGTTAGAATCGGGAAAAACTTCCCTTTGGAAGGAATTAAAAAAAGCGCTCGCTGGCTCGGAAGCGGATTATACACAAATTTCACTTGGTAAGGCAGTTTTTTTACTCTCTGTTCCAATGGTTTTGGAATTGGTCATGGAGTCTGCATTTGCGGTCGTTGACATTTATTTTGTGGGAGCTTTGGGTCCTTCTGCAGTTGCAGCGGTTGGGCTTACGGAAACATATTTGTTCCTTCTTTATTCTCTCGCGATCGGAATGTCGACTGCTGTGACCGCAATTATTGCAAGAAGGATCGGAGAAGGAGACAAGGAACAAGCTGGGATTGCAGCAGTTCAATCTGTTTTTCTTTCCATACTTGTTTCGTTACCATTTGCTGTCTTCGGAGTTTGGTTTGCGAAAGATCTTCTTATACTCATGGGTGGTGATCCTTGGGTTGTAGAGCATGGATCTCGTTACACTCAATGGATCTTTGGTGGAAATATAGTAATCGTACTTTTGTTTGGGCTCAATGCGGTTTTTAGAGGCGCAGGTGATGCAGCTATCGCAATGAGAGTATTATGGATTTCTAATGGTCTTAATATGATCTTGGATCCAATCTTTATCTTTGGCTTTGGTCCAGTCCCTGCCATGGGTATTGAAGGTGCTGCCATTGCTACGAATATAGGAAGAGGAGTAGGCGTTCTTTTCCAGGTTTATCTGCTTCTTAAAGGTGGAAATCATATTAGGGTGCTTCGTTCTCAGATCAGTATTCACTGGGAAATCATTTCGGATATAGTTCGTACTTCTATCGGCGGGATCGGACAAACTATTATAGGAATGACTTCTTGGATCTTTCTTGTGAGAATTATTTCCGAATTCGGAAGTGAGGCAGTAGCAGGTGCAACGATCGCTCTTAGGATTATGATGTTTACTCTGATGCCTTCTTGGGGAATGTCGAATGCTGTTGCAACTTTAGTTGGTCAGAATTTAGGAGCTGGGAGACCCGATCGTGCTGAAAAATCCGTTTGGATTGTTGGAATATGGAATATGGTCTTTCTGATCGGAGTTTCCATCTGCTATTTTATTTTCAGAGAATCTCTTGTGTCCATTTTTACTGATGATCCAAAAGTGATCTCTATCGGTTCTGAATGGTTGGGTATTGTATCTTATTCATACTTTGTATATGCTTGGTGGATGGTTAGTGTTCAGGCATTTAATGGTGCTGGAGATACTATGACTCCTACATTAATCAACCTGGTCTTCTTTTGGATGTTCCAAATTCCATTCGCTTATGTTTTGGCGAAGGTTCTTTCATTTGGATACTCTGGAGTATTTTGGGCAAGTATGATCACTGAAACTTCTGTGGGATTGTTCACTCTTTGGTTATTCCGAAAAGGTGGATGGAAAACTTCGAAGGTTTGA
- a CDS encoding sterol desaturase family protein, whose protein sequence is MNLIKLMYNFGNEAILFLQEISYTWAALLFLVENLLIFTCSVYFGDLLAKRYTHRRIVPVPLKIEAKEILFATSTILLNTVVTLFGLWLWRTGSIQFRTDIDIFALLDILILLLVMDAGMYLLHRIAHIRFIYKFAHKTHHRYDKPRPLTLFVLNPLEALGFGTLWLLVLCIYDFSWLGMSIYLGVNVIFGSIGHLGVEPLSEGWLRSRLFNTFTTSTFHARHHQKEDYNFGFYTSIWDRIFGTFYSENSRSQG, encoded by the coding sequence TTGAATTTAATAAAACTTATGTATAACTTTGGAAACGAAGCAATTCTGTTCTTACAAGAAATTTCCTATACTTGGGCTGCTTTATTGTTCTTGGTTGAAAATCTTCTGATATTCACTTGTTCCGTATATTTCGGAGATCTGTTAGCTAAACGTTATACCCATCGCCGTATCGTTCCGGTTCCTCTTAAAATCGAAGCTAAAGAGATCCTATTTGCGACCTCTACCATCCTCCTTAATACTGTTGTTACGTTATTCGGTCTATGGCTTTGGAGAACGGGTTCTATTCAATTTAGGACCGATATAGACATTTTCGCGTTACTCGATATTTTGATCCTTCTTCTCGTCATGGATGCGGGCATGTATTTGCTGCATAGGATAGCCCATATTCGATTTATTTATAAGTTTGCTCATAAAACTCATCATAGATACGATAAACCTCGCCCTCTGACTCTATTTGTTCTGAATCCTCTAGAAGCTCTTGGATTTGGAACTCTTTGGTTATTGGTTCTTTGTATTTATGATTTTTCTTGGCTAGGGATGAGTATTTATCTCGGAGTGAATGTGATATTCGGCTCAATCGGCCATTTGGGAGTAGAGCCTTTATCAGAAGGATGGCTTCGCTCTCGTTTATTCAATACGTTTACTACCAGCACTTTTCATGCAAGGCATCATCAGAAGGAAGATTATAATTTCGGATTTTACACTTCGATTTGGGATCGGATCTTCGGAACTTTTTATTCGGAGAACTCGCGTAGCCAAGGATAG
- a CDS encoding metal-dependent hydrolase, producing the protein MGQAASTRVQPKIRKPKFPLEDIAKERGFGKNIPFFTAFLSSLSVLFPEGERFFIRSVKAFSDIVDPALRNEIKAFAGQEAVHGNVHDKMNERFVEIGLDFRSHEKMFCWLFFDILEKNILKLFPVWGKRLALSITAAAEHFTATLGRFLLSLPEKRVAWIDPISWKVIEWHALEELEHKAVAYDVYRASGGGYFTRILGMTIAVQLLGILAIVGTIRALFYFGIPNQSQVVRDIRFFFGVPGFAWAVIFYILEYYIPGFHPNNQDDHKLLEKFEKVMTAHGY; encoded by the coding sequence ATGGGCCAAGCGGCATCTACACGAGTCCAGCCGAAAATACGTAAACCGAAATTCCCTTTGGAAGATATCGCGAAAGAAAGAGGTTTCGGAAAAAATATCCCATTCTTTACGGCATTTCTTTCCAGCTTAAGCGTATTATTTCCAGAAGGAGAACGTTTCTTTATTCGCTCGGTCAAAGCTTTCAGCGATATTGTTGATCCTGCTTTAAGGAACGAGATCAAAGCATTCGCAGGTCAAGAAGCAGTCCATGGCAACGTTCATGATAAAATGAACGAAAGATTTGTAGAGATCGGTTTAGATTTCCGCAGTCACGAAAAAATGTTTTGTTGGTTGTTCTTCGATATATTAGAAAAAAATATTCTTAAACTATTTCCTGTTTGGGGAAAAAGACTCGCACTCTCTATCACCGCAGCCGCAGAACATTTCACTGCTACTCTAGGTAGATTTTTACTTTCTCTTCCTGAAAAACGTGTGGCCTGGATCGATCCAATCAGTTGGAAAGTGATCGAATGGCATGCGCTGGAAGAATTAGAACATAAAGCTGTGGCTTATGATGTGTATCGCGCTTCCGGTGGCGGGTATTTTACTCGTATACTTGGAATGACTATCGCAGTCCAGCTGCTTGGAATTTTAGCGATCGTGGGAACAATTAGAGCCTTATTCTATTTTGGTATTCCTAATCAAAGCCAAGTCGTTAGAGACATTCGATTCTTCTTTGGTGTTCCTGGTTTTGCCTGGGCAGTGATCTTCTATATTTTAGAATATTATATTCCTGGTTTTCATCCAAACAACCAAGACGATCACAAACTTCTGGAAAAGTTTGAGAAAGTTATGACTGCTCACGGATATTAA
- a CDS encoding ImmA/IrrE family metallo-endopeptidase — translation MNSSYSAATPSILTQKQIFLLAEKKGQELGLVAGGEIEPIIKNLGGKIHYVSVQKWLETQDGSICVNGPNDFFIFLSNFSSPLRNRFTLAHELGHYFLHSDEGRIRIQAARRGSTKTEWQANWFAAAFLMPQEEFLNTLKRYNNDLDFVAAHFLVSRKAVDVRYDSLLRT, via the coding sequence ATGAATAGTTCATATTCAGCCGCAACGCCATCTATCTTAACGCAGAAACAAATATTCCTACTCGCTGAAAAAAAAGGACAAGAGTTAGGACTAGTTGCTGGGGGAGAAATCGAACCGATCATTAAAAATTTAGGCGGAAAAATACACTATGTTTCCGTGCAGAAATGGTTAGAAACCCAGGATGGCTCTATCTGCGTAAATGGACCTAATGATTTCTTCATTTTTCTATCAAATTTCTCGAGCCCGCTCCGGAACCGATTTACTTTAGCTCACGAATTAGGACATTATTTTCTCCACTCGGATGAAGGTAGAATTCGAATCCAAGCTGCTAGACGTGGATCTACAAAAACCGAATGGCAGGCAAATTGGTTTGCGGCAGCTTTTCTAATGCCACAGGAAGAATTTCTAAATACCTTAAAAAGATATAATAACGATTTGGACTTTGTAGCGGCTCATTTTTTGGTCTCAAGAAAGGCAGTTGATGTCAGATACGACTCCCTTCTTAGAACGTAA
- a CDS encoding type I restriction-modification system subunit M → MNNFREKANFLWSIADLLRGHYKQADYGKVILPLTVLRRLDFVLEPTKQKVIEAYEANKSKKPEVVEQLLNNVAKLKFHNRSKFDFNKLAAEPKSIAANFKNYLKEFSQGGQEIIEYFGLKEQIKKLDEYDLLYLVIKEFADAGKIFKNVTTLEMGYIFEELIRKFAELSNETAGEHFTPREVIQLMVDILFVDDQENLTKEGIVRTLYDPACGTGGMLSVAEEYILNLNPNAKLEVFGQELNAESYAICKSDLLIKGQNPTNIKFGNSFTQDGLSKEKFDYMLSNPPFGVDWKKAKTFVENEKNNLGWDGRFGAGLPSISDGSFLFLQHMISKMKESKDGGSRIGIVFNGSPLFSGGAGSGPSEIRKWIISNDMLEAIVALPDQLFYNTGISTYIWVVTDRKSKKRQGKVQLINATGAEMEDKGNPFYRKMLRSLGNKRKEIHEDAISFITKIYGSFREGPYCKIFNNEEFGYYRITVERPKLDDQGKPILDKKGNPVPDADLRDFENIPLTQDIEEYFVKEVIPHIPDAWIDSEKTKIGYEINFTKYFYQYKPLRSLEEIRQDILALEKETLGMIEGIIET, encoded by the coding sequence ATGAATAATTTTCGAGAAAAGGCGAATTTCCTTTGGTCAATTGCAGATTTATTAAGAGGCCATTATAAACAAGCTGATTACGGAAAAGTAATTTTGCCGTTAACAGTTCTTAGACGATTGGATTTTGTATTAGAGCCTACTAAACAGAAAGTGATCGAAGCGTATGAGGCTAATAAATCGAAAAAGCCGGAAGTAGTGGAACAGCTTTTGAACAATGTAGCCAAACTTAAGTTTCATAATCGGAGTAAATTCGATTTTAATAAACTAGCCGCTGAGCCAAAAAGTATTGCAGCGAATTTTAAAAATTATTTGAAAGAGTTCTCTCAAGGAGGGCAGGAAATTATCGAGTATTTCGGTTTGAAAGAGCAGATCAAAAAGTTAGATGAGTATGATCTGCTCTACCTGGTAATAAAAGAATTTGCGGATGCTGGAAAAATATTTAAAAATGTTACTACCTTAGAAATGGGATACATTTTTGAGGAGCTGATCCGGAAATTTGCAGAACTCAGTAATGAAACTGCAGGAGAACATTTTACTCCCCGGGAAGTCATTCAGTTGATGGTAGACATTTTGTTTGTGGACGATCAGGAAAACCTTACTAAAGAGGGAATCGTTCGTACTCTATACGACCCGGCCTGCGGAACTGGTGGTATGCTTTCTGTTGCTGAGGAATATATTCTAAATTTGAATCCGAATGCGAAACTGGAGGTATTCGGTCAGGAACTTAATGCGGAATCTTATGCGATTTGCAAATCGGATTTACTGATCAAAGGACAAAATCCTACGAATATCAAGTTCGGGAATTCATTTACTCAAGACGGGCTGTCAAAAGAAAAATTCGATTACATGCTAAGTAATCCTCCATTCGGAGTGGATTGGAAAAAAGCAAAAACTTTCGTCGAGAATGAAAAGAATAATCTTGGTTGGGATGGAAGATTCGGCGCTGGCCTTCCTTCTATCAGTGACGGTTCCTTTCTTTTTTTGCAGCATATGATTTCTAAGATGAAAGAAAGCAAGGACGGCGGAAGTCGGATTGGGATCGTCTTCAACGGTTCTCCGTTGTTCAGCGGAGGAGCTGGAAGCGGACCGAGCGAGATTCGAAAATGGATCATCTCGAATGATATGCTGGAGGCGATCGTTGCATTACCAGATCAACTATTCTATAATACGGGGATTTCAACGTATATTTGGGTCGTGACAGATCGGAAATCCAAAAAAAGACAAGGCAAAGTGCAGCTGATAAATGCGACAGGCGCGGAGATGGAGGATAAAGGCAATCCTTTCTATCGTAAGATGCTTCGCAGTCTCGGAAACAAGCGGAAAGAGATTCACGAGGATGCAATTTCATTCATTACAAAAATTTACGGATCCTTCAGAGAAGGTCCTTATTGCAAAATTTTTAATAATGAAGAGTTTGGATACTACCGTATCACCGTCGAAAGACCAAAACTGGACGATCAAGGAAAACCAATCTTAGATAAGAAAGGAAATCCGGTCCCGGATGCTGATCTTAGAGATTTTGAAAATATTCCCCTCACTCAAGATATTGAAGAATATTTTGTGAAAGAAGTAATTCCTCATATTCCAGATGCTTGGATCGATTCTGAAAAAACAAAAATCGGATACGAGATCAATTTTACGAAATATTTCTATCAGTACAAACCTTTGCGAAGTTTGGAAGAAATCCGTCAGGATATTTTAGCCTTGGAAAAGGAAACCTTGGGAATGATCGAAGGTATTATCGAAACATGA
- a CDS encoding type I restriction endonuclease subunit R, which translates to MSSSIHKESTFEESIVEHLISTGWIFGISNTFDRELALDKVNVLSFVKDSQPKEWDKLTKYYQEDTENKFFQRLYRELDLRGMLDVIRHGIVDSGIRFQLAYFKPDSQLNQDAWKAYRNNRLSVARQLFYSSKNQNSIDLLLSLNGLPLATIELKNPFTGQTVEDAKRQYREDRDPRELLFAYKKRCVVHFAVDPDEIYLTTKLSGKDTEFLPFNRGYEKGCGNPPNPNGYKTSYFWEDLLRPDSWMEILGSFLHMKKEEVVIGGRKTFKESTLFPRYHQIDVVRRLAGDAEQSGPGKNYLIQHSAGSGKSNSIAWLAYRLGSLFDADDRRIFHSVLVITDRRVLDFQLQDTIYQFEHKQGVVQKIDDDSKQLASAIKSGTNIIITTLQKFPYALNHISEVPDRNYAVIIDEAHSSQGGEASRKMVELLAGKSVSLQEAEEIEGEVENSEPDEEDSIREIIRKRGIQKNLSIFAFTATPKQQTLEVFGTKDEEGRPIPFHLYSMKQAIEEHFILDVLRNYTSYKEYYKISKSITDDPELNKKKALRAIGRFASLHPYNLSQKTEVIVEHFRSVVIGKIGGRARAMVVTASRQHAYEYYLSFMKYLKDKGYSDIIPVVAFSGELAHNSLSEKVSEASLNQFKEQELPRKFAENNQFKFLIVADKYQTGFDQPLLHTMYVDKKLSGVKAVQTLSRLNRIYPGKQDTFVLDFANDREGILKSFQPYYTLTSMQESTDPNRLFDLKAKLDKMSIYYQMEVDSFAKVFYKPGVSLAKAQSKLYSFVDPGVDRYARRTEEEQDEFKKSLNSFIELYSFLSQIMPFQDIGLEKLYTFGRFLSIKLPKQNYSERLQLDDDIALEYYRLRKVAEADLVLEIQGVSYLDPIVEPSTKKDKQEKAKLSDIILILNERYGMELNEADSFNLSQIEEDCIQDAQLRLRARNNSIENYKFALKEIFMEKILERINRNNGVFEKILENPEITKYLIDQFTERTYARFNEKAD; encoded by the coding sequence ATGAGTTCGTCCATCCATAAGGAATCTACGTTTGAGGAATCTATCGTTGAACATCTTATATCAACAGGTTGGATTTTCGGGATTTCAAATACTTTTGACAGAGAACTTGCCCTGGATAAAGTCAATGTTTTATCTTTCGTAAAGGATTCTCAGCCGAAAGAGTGGGATAAACTAACAAAGTATTACCAGGAAGATACAGAAAATAAATTCTTCCAAAGACTCTATCGAGAACTTGATTTACGGGGGATGCTTGACGTCATTCGTCACGGAATCGTAGATAGTGGGATCCGTTTCCAATTGGCTTACTTCAAACCTGACAGCCAGCTAAATCAGGATGCATGGAAGGCATATCGGAATAATCGACTTTCAGTTGCCCGCCAATTGTTTTATTCCAGCAAAAACCAAAATAGCATAGATCTGTTATTATCTTTGAATGGCTTACCATTGGCAACGATAGAGCTAAAGAATCCTTTTACAGGACAAACTGTTGAAGATGCAAAAAGGCAATACCGAGAGGATAGAGATCCGCGAGAACTATTATTTGCTTATAAAAAACGATGTGTCGTACATTTTGCCGTCGATCCGGACGAAATATATTTAACGACCAAACTCTCTGGAAAAGATACAGAATTTTTACCGTTCAATCGTGGATATGAAAAAGGGTGCGGAAATCCTCCCAACCCGAATGGTTATAAGACTTCTTATTTTTGGGAGGATCTCCTAAGACCTGATAGTTGGATGGAAATTTTGGGCTCCTTCTTGCATATGAAAAAGGAAGAGGTTGTGATAGGCGGCAGGAAAACTTTTAAGGAATCTACTTTATTTCCCCGCTACCACCAAATAGATGTAGTCCGTAGGCTTGCAGGCGATGCAGAGCAAAGTGGTCCAGGAAAGAATTATCTGATCCAACATTCTGCTGGAAGTGGAAAATCAAATTCGATTGCTTGGTTGGCTTATCGTCTAGGTAGCTTATTCGATGCGGATGATCGAAGGATTTTTCATTCGGTTCTTGTCATAACGGATAGAAGAGTCTTAGATTTCCAGTTGCAGGATACTATATATCAATTTGAACATAAACAGGGAGTGGTCCAGAAAATCGATGACGACTCTAAACAATTGGCCTCTGCGATTAAATCAGGGACAAATATTATTATCACGACCCTGCAGAAGTTTCCCTACGCTTTAAATCATATCTCTGAAGTTCCGGATCGGAATTATGCTGTTATCATTGACGAAGCTCATAGTAGTCAAGGAGGCGAGGCAAGCCGTAAAATGGTCGAGCTTTTAGCCGGAAAATCGGTTAGCTTACAGGAAGCAGAAGAAATAGAAGGAGAGGTCGAAAACTCAGAGCCAGACGAAGAAGATTCAATCCGCGAGATTATTCGAAAACGCGGAATACAGAAAAATTTGAGTATTTTTGCCTTCACTGCGACCCCAAAACAACAGACCTTGGAGGTCTTTGGAACCAAAGACGAAGAAGGTAGGCCGATTCCTTTTCATCTTTATTCGATGAAACAAGCGATTGAGGAACATTTTATTCTGGATGTTCTGCGTAACTATACCTCATACAAAGAATATTATAAAATTTCTAAATCGATTACAGATGATCCGGAGCTTAACAAAAAAAAGGCATTACGCGCTATTGGTCGATTTGCCTCACTACATCCTTATAATCTTTCGCAAAAAACGGAAGTGATTGTGGAACATTTTCGTTCCGTGGTTATTGGAAAAATCGGCGGTCGTGCCAGGGCAATGGTTGTCACGGCTTCTCGACAGCATGCATACGAATATTACTTATCTTTTATGAAATACCTGAAAGATAAAGGATATTCTGATATCATTCCGGTTGTCGCTTTTTCAGGTGAGCTTGCCCATAATTCCCTTTCTGAAAAAGTGAGCGAAGCTTCTCTAAATCAGTTTAAGGAGCAAGAGCTCCCTCGGAAATTTGCTGAGAACAACCAATTCAAATTTCTAATTGTCGCGGACAAGTATCAAACGGGATTTGATCAACCGTTACTCCATACTATGTATGTGGATAAAAAACTTTCAGGAGTTAAAGCAGTTCAGACCCTTTCGCGTTTGAATCGAATTTATCCGGGAAAGCAAGATACATTTGTTCTTGATTTTGCAAATGATAGGGAAGGAATCCTCAAGTCTTTCCAGCCCTATTATACATTAACATCAATGCAAGAGTCAACAGATCCTAATCGATTATTCGATTTAAAGGCTAAATTGGACAAAATGAGTATTTATTATCAAATGGAAGTGGACAGCTTTGCAAAAGTCTTTTATAAGCCGGGCGTAAGTTTAGCAAAAGCCCAGAGCAAACTATATTCATTTGTGGATCCAGGAGTGGATCGTTATGCCCGTCGAACAGAAGAGGAACAAGATGAATTTAAGAAAAGCTTGAATAGTTTTATCGAGCTTTATTCTTTCCTTTCTCAAATTATGCCATTTCAAGATATAGGCTTGGAAAAACTGTATACTTTTGGTAGATTCCTTTCTATTAAATTACCGAAACAAAATTATTCGGAACGACTCCAACTTGACGATGATATAGCTCTGGAATACTACCGCTTAAGAAAGGTGGCCGAAGCAGATTTAGTATTAGAAATTCAAGGAGTTTCCTATTTAGACCCAATAGTAGAACCTTCGACCAAAAAGGACAAACAAGAAAAAGCCAAACTATCGGACATTATTCTAATTTTGAATGAACGATATGGAATGGAGCTTAATGAGGCAGATTCGTTTAATCTTAGTCAAATCGAAGAGGATTGCATTCAGGACGCGCAACTTAGGTTACGAGCTCGGAATAATTCGATAGAGAATTATAAATTTGCGCTTAAAGAAATTTTTATGGAAAAAATATTGGAGCGCATCAATAGAAACAACGGCGTTTTTGAGAAAATTCTTGAAAATCCTGAAATAACTAAATATCTAATCGATCAATTTACTGAACGAACATATGCTCGATTCAACGAAAAAGCGGATTAG